A region from the Tachyglossus aculeatus isolate mTacAcu1 chromosome 5, mTacAcu1.pri, whole genome shotgun sequence genome encodes:
- the LOC119928849 gene encoding vomeronasal type-1 receptor 90-like — MHLEPRLKATYLVIVHLAHVAMFLTKMVTVSASAQHLRLLQTDVGCKTFAYVYWLTRGLSICTTGLRTMVLAVIISPSSSLWTQIKSQVQKNILPIFILLWLLSSIVNINLLFNTVASLNVTSCECRFSDDFCSIKPVSSILGLFLFLIALHDVRSLGIMGRSSGYLESLEMRATQTVLFLVSCFVALYCTDFIPSLFLDSSLRNNITLLNANMSLVSGYATVSFFLLLSSSSKLARFWEDI; from the exons ATGCACCTGGAACCCAGGCTGAAGGCCACGTACCTGGTCATTGTCCACCTGGCCCACGTCGCGATGTTCCTTACCAAAATGGTCACTGTATCAGCATCAGCTCAGCATCTGAGGCTCCTGCAGACGGACGTCGGATGTAAGACGTTCGCTTATGTGTACTGGTTGACCAGAGGCCTCTCCATCTGCACCACAGGCCTCAGGACTATGGTCCTGGCTGTGATCATCAGCCCCAGTTCTTCTCTCTGGACCCAAATCAAAAGTCAGGTCCAAAAGAATATCCTCCCAATCTTTATCCTCCTGTGGCTCCTCAGCTCCATCGTGAACATCAACCTCCTGTTCAACACCGTTGCATCTCTGAATGTGACCAGCTGCGAATGCAGATTCAGTGATGACTTCTGTTCCATCAAGCCCGTCAGCAGCATCCTAGGGCTGTTCCTCTTCCTCATCGCACTCCACGATGTTCGCTCCTTGGGAATCATGGGACGCTCTAGTGGCtacttg GAATCCCTGGAGATGAGAGCAACCCAGACCGTCCTGTTCCTAGTCAGCTGCTTTGTGGCCTTATACTGCACGGACTTCATACCGTCACTGTTTCTGGATAGTTCCCTCAGGAACAACATCACCCTTCTGAATGCGAATATGTCTCTGGTCAGCGGTTATGCCACCGTCAGCTTCTTCTTGCTGCTAAGCAGTAGCTCCAAGCTTGCCAGGTTTTGGGAAGACATTTGA
- the LOC119928850 gene encoding olfactory receptor 14A16-like, translating into MALMYKDPDSSDEPSAEDTRLREIYSPLHRGSDQSGIVPTLKDVNGKFPPNFPFTQMAKGTVVMGFLLLGFSEEPVRPGLLLIFVTVPKTFFNSVTNKNSMYFKGCILQVFFFVSDVVSEVSLLTVMCNDHYAAICHPLRCEVVMIRGTCEKMAAASWLSGGLFGLMHTAATFSEPFSGPQMIQQFFGDVPQLLKLSSPPGNTREYSLIVLSASSFTVCFVYITASYVRLFSAVLRMPSVEGQSKAFSTFLPHLIVVIFFVSTGVSEYLTPSSNCPSGLDLLLFIFYSIVPPGLNPDIYRLRKQAMEAAPEWMLCPE; encoded by the exons ATGGCCTTGATGTATAAGGATCCAGACAGTTCAGATGAACCCAGTGCCGAGGACACTAGACTTCGAGAGATTTACAGTCCCCTTCATCGAGGGTCAGACCAAAGTGGTATTGTCCCTACTCTGAAAGATGTGAAtgga AAGTTTCCTCCAAACTTTCCATTCACTCAGATGGCCAAAGGCACTGTGGTGATGGGATTCCTGCTCctggggttctcggag gaacctgtccgtcctggaCTTCTGCTTATCTTTGTCACTGTCCCCAAAACTTTCTTCAATTCAGTGACCAACAAGAACTCCATGTATTTCAAGGGCTGCATTCTGcaagtgtttttctttgtttcaGATGTTGTCTCTGAGgtgtccctgctcacagtgatgtgCAACGaccactacgctgccatctgccaccccttgcGCTGTGAGGTTGTCATGATAAGAGGGACTTGTgagaagatggcagccgcctcctggctcagtggtggGCTCTTCGGTCTCATGCACACAGCTGCCACCTTCTCTgaacctttctctgggcctcaaatgatccagcagttcttcggTGATGTTCCCCAGCTTCTGAAGCTCTCTAGTCCCCCAGGAAACACACGTGAATATTCGCTCATTGTCCTTTCTGCCAGTTCCTTCACCGTCTGTTTCGTGTACATAACTGCCTCATATGTCCGcctcttctcagccgtgctgaggatgccatcagTAGAGGGCCAGTCCAAAGCCTTCTCAACCTTCCTTCCTCATCTCATCGTTGTGATTTTCTTCGTATCCACGGGTGTTTCTGAATATCTAACTCCGTCCTCTAATTGTCCATCGGGACTAGACTTGCTTCTGTTCATTTTCTATTCCATAGTGCCCCCGGGTCTGAACCCTGACATCTACAGATTGAGGAAACAGGCTATGGAAGCTGCTCCAGAGTGGATGTTATgcccggaataa